One Oncorhynchus masou masou isolate Uvic2021 chromosome 18, UVic_Omas_1.1, whole genome shotgun sequence DNA window includes the following coding sequences:
- the LOC135503645 gene encoding transcription factor 15-like, whose translation MMTFAMLRPMATHMISYPDLGMMSEAEDNRSESDGSSDQSYGCCVSADKRRRISRKPGGSGVVIVKQRNAANARERDRTQSVNSAFTALRTLIPTEPVDRKLSKIETLHLASSYISHLANTLLLGDGNGDGQPCLGAVYVQGESGRKQPRTICTFCLSNQRKRINDGKEMRGIGSLRMSRR comes from the exons ATGATGACCTTTGCCATGTTGCGGCCAATGGCGACTCATATGATCAGCTACCCAGACCTGGGTATGATGTCCGAGGCCGAGGATAACCGCAGTGAGAGCGACGGTAGCTCGGATCAGAGCTATGGATGCTGCGTCTCCGCTGACAAACGTCGGAGGATTTCCAGAAAACCGGGAGGCAGCGGTGTTGTAATAGTGAAACAGCGGAACGCAGCCAATGCCAGGGAGCGCGACCGTACACAAAGCGTCAACTCGGCATTTACTGCACTCCGGACTCTTATACCCACTGAGCCGGTGGACAGAAAGCTCTCCAAGATTGAGACGCTTCATTTGGCATCCAGCTATATCTCCCACCTCGCCAACACCCTGCTGCTCGGAGACGGGAATGGAGACGGACAACCTTGTCTTGGCGCGGTTTACGTGCAAGGAGAAAGCGGTCGAAAGCAGCCTCGCACCATCTGTACCTTCTGTTTGAGCAACCAAAGAAAGCGG ATTAATGATGGCAAAGAGATGCGGGGTATTGGTTCACTGAGGATGAGCCGCAGATAG